A window from Canis lupus familiaris isolate Mischka breed German Shepherd chromosome 18, alternate assembly UU_Cfam_GSD_1.0, whole genome shotgun sequence encodes these proteins:
- the EML3 gene encoding echinoderm microtubule-associated protein-like 3 isoform X3 has product MDGAGAPGEGPAQEALQSLSRRLQVQEKEMELVKAALAEALRLLRLQAPPNSLQDSGAVAATRDSSPAAPPGPPPPCSPALVSRGTQTEAEAEREASLGPSGLSNGPPAPQGGSEEPGGTQSEGGGSSSSGTGSPGPPGILRLTQPPQRADTPRRNSSSSSPSERPRQKLSRKAASSANLLLRSGSTESRGGKDPLSSPGGPGSRRSNYNLGISVKMFLRGRPITMYIPSGIRSLEELPSGPPPETLSLDWVYGYRGRDSRSNLFVLRSGEVVYFIACVVVLYRPEGGPGGPGGGGQRHYRGHTDCVRCLAVHPDGVRVASGQTAGVDKDGKPLQPVVHVWDSETLLKLQEIGLGAFERGVGALAFSVADQGAFLCVVDDSNEHMLSVWDCSRGTKLAEIKSTNDSVLAVGFSPRDSSCIVTSGKSHVHFWNWSGGAGVPGNGTLTRKQGVFGKYKKPKFIPCFVFLPDGDILTGDSEGNILTWGRSLSDSRTPGRGGAKETYGIVAQAHAHEGSIFALCLRRDGTVLSGGGRDRRLVQWGPGLVALQEAEIPEHFGAVRAIAEGPGSQLLVGTTKNALLRGDLAQGFSPVIQGHTDELWGLCTHPFQNRFLTCGHDRQLCLWDGEGHALAWSIDLKETGLCADFHPSGAVVAVGLNTGRWLVLDTETREIVSDVTDGNEQLSVVRYSPDGLYLAIGSHDNMIYIYSVSSDGAKSNRFGRCVGHSSFITHLDWSKDGSFIMSNSGDYEILYWDVVGGCKLLRNRYDSRDREWATYTCVLGFHVYGVWPDGSDGTDINSLCRSHNERVVAVADDFCKVHLFQYPCARAKAPSLVYGGHGSHVTSVRFTHDDSHLISLGGKDASIFQWRVLGAGGAVPAPATPSRTPSLSPASSLDV; this is encoded by the exons ATGGACGGGGCCGGGGCGCCCG GTGAGGGCCCTGCTCAGGAGGCCCTGCAGTCCTTGAGTCGGCGGCTTCAGGTGCAGGAGAAGGAGATGGAGCTGGTAAAGGCAGCCCTGGCCGAAGCTCTCCGCCTGCTGCGGCTGCAGGCGCCCCCCAACTCCCTGCAGGACTCTGGCGCCGTAGCTGCCACAAGGGACAG cagccctgcagCGCCCCCCGGACCGCCACCCCCATGCAGCCCCGCCTTGGTGAGCCGCGGCACCCAGACCGAAGCAGAGGCGGAGCGGGAGGCATCCCTGGGACCCTCTGGCCTGAGCAATGGGCCCCCGGCCCCACAGGGGGGCAGTGAAGAGCCTGGTGGGACCCAGTCTGAAGGagggggcagcagcagcagtggcacTGGCTCCCCTGGCCCCCCGGGGATCCTCAGGCTAACGCAGCCCCCACAGCGCGCTGACAC GCCGCGGAGAAATTCTTCCTCCTCATCCCCCTCAGAGCGGCCCAGGCAGAAACTGTCCCGGAAGGCCGCCTCCTCAGCCAACCTGTTGTTGCGGTCAGGGAGCACAGAGAG CCGTGGAGGGAAAGACCCCCTCTCCAGCCCCGGGGGTCCTGGGTCTCGGAGGAGCAATTATAATTTGG GCATCTCAGTGAAGATGTTCCTTCGCGGCCGCCCCATTACCATGTACATCCCATCTGGCATCCGCAGCCTTGAGGAGCTGCCCAGCGGCCCACCCCCGGAGACCCTCAGCCTTGACTGGGT TTATGGGTACAGGGGTCGTGACTCCCGCTCTAATCTGTTTGTGCTGCGCTCTGGGGAGGTGGTCTACTTCATCGCCTGCGTGGTGGTGCTGTACCGGCCTGAGGGAGGCCCAGGGGGTCCTGGAGGTGGTGGCCAGAGACATTACCGGGGCCACACGGACTGCGTTCGATG CCTGGCCGTCCACCCCGATGGTGTCCGTGTAGCCTCAGGACAGACAGCTGGGGTGGATAAAGATGGAAAG CCCCTGCAACCTGTGGTTCATGTCTGGGACTCTGAGACACTGCTGAAGCTGCAGGAGATTGGACTGGGGGCCTTCGAGCGGGGTGTAGGAGCCCTGGCCTTTTCAGTGGCG GATCAGGGTGCTTTTCTTTGTGTGGTGGATGATTCCAATGAGCACATGCTGTCAGTGTGGGACTGCAGCCGGGGCACAAAGCTGGCTGAGATTAAG AGTACAAATGACTCAGTCTTGGCCGTTGGCTTCAGCCCTCGTGACAGCAGCTGTATTGTCACCAGCGGGAAATCCCACGTCCACTTCTGGAACTGGAGTGGAGGAGCAGGGGTCCCTGGAAACGGGACCCTCACCCGGAAACAGGGCGTCTTTGGG AAATATAAGAAACCCAAGTTTATCCCTTGCTTTGTGTTCCTCCCGGATGGAGACATTCTCACTGGGGATTCAGAGGGGAACATTCTCACCTGGGGACGGAGCCTCtcagattccaggaccccaggcaggggtggggccaAAG AGACCTACGGGATTGTGGCACAGGCTCACGCTCACGAAGGTTCCATCTTTGCCCTGTGTCTCCGGCGGGATGGGACTGTGCTGAGTGGTGGTGGCCGGGACCGCCGGCTGGTGCAGTGGGGGCCGGGGTTGGTGGCCCTCCAGGAGGCTGAG ATTCCTGAACACTTTGGAGCGGTGCGGGCCATTGCTGAGGGCCCGGGCTCTCAACTGCTGGTGGGAACCACAAAGAATGCACTGCTGAGGGGAGATCTGGCTCAGGGCTTCTCCCCTGTCATCCAG GGCCACACGGATGAGCTCTGGGGGCTCTGCACGCATCCCTTCCAGAACCGTTTCCTCACCTGTGGCCACGACCGGCAGCTCTGCCTGTGGGATGGGGAGGGCCATGCGCTGGCCTGGAGCATTGACCTCAAG gAGACGGGTCTCTGTGCTGACTTCCACCCCAGTGGGGCAGTTGTAGCTGTGGGACTGAACACAGGGAG GTGGCTGGTTTTGGACACAGAGACCAGAGAGATTGTGTCTGACGTCACTGATGGCAATGAGCAGCTCTCAGTGGTCCGGTACAGCCCAG ATGGGTTGTACCTGGCCATCGGTTCCCATGACAACATGATCTACATCTATAGTGTTTCCAGCGATGGTGCCAAGTCCAACCGCTTTGGCCGCTGTGTG GGTCACTCCAGCTTCATCACTCACCTTGATTGGTCTAAGGATGGGAGTTTCATCATGTCCAATTCTGGGGACTATGAGATCCTTTACT GGGACGTAGTTGGAGGCTGCAAGCTGCTGAGGAATCGCTATGACAGCCGAGACCGGGAGTGGGCCACCTACACCTGCGTGCTGGGCTTCCATGTCTATG GCGTGTGGCCCGACGGCTCGGATGGCACCGACATCAACTCCCTGTGCCGCTCCCACAACGAGCGCGTGGTGGCCGTGGCCGACGACTTCTGCAAAGTGCACCTGTTCCAGTACCCGTGCGCGCGCGCCAAG GCGCCCAGCCTCGTGTACGGCGGCCACGGCAGCCACGTGACCAGCGTCCGGTTCACGCACGACGACTCGCACCTCATCTCGCTGGGCGGCAAGGACGCCAGCATCTTCCAGTGGCGAGTGCTGGGCGCCGGGGGCGCGGTGCCAGCGCCCGCCACGCCCTCGCGAACCCCCTCGCTGTCCCCGGCCTCCTCTCTCGACGTCTGA
- the EML3 gene encoding echinoderm microtubule-associated protein-like 3 isoform X5, whose translation MDGAGAPGEGPAQEALQSLSRRLQVQEKEMELVKAALAEALRLLRLQAPPNSLQDSGAVAATRDSSPAAPPGPPPPCSPALVSRGTQTEAEAEREASLGPSGLSNGPPAPQGGSEEPGGTQSEGGGSSSSGTGSPGPPGILRLTQPPQRADTPRRNSSSSSPSERPRQKLSRKAASSANLLLRSGSTESRGGKDPLSSPGGPGSRRSNYNLEGISVKMFLRGRPITMYIPSGIRSLEELPSGPPPETLSLDWVYGYRGRDSRSNLFVLRSGEVVYFIACVVVLYRPEGGPGGPGGGGQRHYRGHTDCVRCLAVHPDGVRVASGQTAGVDKDGKPLQPVVHVWDSETLLKLQEIGLGAFERGVGALAFSVADQGAFLCVVDDSNEHMLSVWDCSRGTKLAEIKSTNDSVLAVGFSPRDSSCIVTSGKSHVHFWNWSGGAGVPGNGTLTRKQGVFGKYKKPKFIPCFVFLPDGDILTGDSEGNILTWGRSLSDSRTPGRGGAKETYGIVAQAHAHEGSIFALCLRRDGTVLSGGGRDRRLVQWGPGLVALQEAEIPEHFGAVRAIAEGPGSQLLVGTTKNALLRGDLAQGFSPVIQGHTDELWGLCTHPFQNRFLTCGHDRQLCLWDGEGHALAWSIDLKETGLCADFHPSGAVVAVGLNTGRWLVLDTETREIVSDVTDGNEQLSVVRYSPDGLYLAIGSHDNMIYIYSVSSDGAKSNRFGRCVGHSSFITHLDWSKDGSFIMSNSGDYEILYWDVVGGCKLLRNRYDSRDREWATYTCVLGFHVYVPVRARQGAQPRVRRPRQPRDQRPVHARRLAPHLAGRQGRQHLPVASAGRRGRGASARHALANPLAVPGLLSRRLTAAGGHSPARGPAPPHPQPPGPGAHLSWTPRHSWSRVSLEGASGTPRAHCRDPLAEPGSPSLGPDSRRLLRGNKPEAKSPLSPFVGRGWVPPEPWGVAMKKKRSLDRVGERRPLMQTIGKAACK comes from the exons ATGGACGGGGCCGGGGCGCCCG GTGAGGGCCCTGCTCAGGAGGCCCTGCAGTCCTTGAGTCGGCGGCTTCAGGTGCAGGAGAAGGAGATGGAGCTGGTAAAGGCAGCCCTGGCCGAAGCTCTCCGCCTGCTGCGGCTGCAGGCGCCCCCCAACTCCCTGCAGGACTCTGGCGCCGTAGCTGCCACAAGGGACAG cagccctgcagCGCCCCCCGGACCGCCACCCCCATGCAGCCCCGCCTTGGTGAGCCGCGGCACCCAGACCGAAGCAGAGGCGGAGCGGGAGGCATCCCTGGGACCCTCTGGCCTGAGCAATGGGCCCCCGGCCCCACAGGGGGGCAGTGAAGAGCCTGGTGGGACCCAGTCTGAAGGagggggcagcagcagcagtggcacTGGCTCCCCTGGCCCCCCGGGGATCCTCAGGCTAACGCAGCCCCCACAGCGCGCTGACAC GCCGCGGAGAAATTCTTCCTCCTCATCCCCCTCAGAGCGGCCCAGGCAGAAACTGTCCCGGAAGGCCGCCTCCTCAGCCAACCTGTTGTTGCGGTCAGGGAGCACAGAGAG CCGTGGAGGGAAAGACCCCCTCTCCAGCCCCGGGGGTCCTGGGTCTCGGAGGAGCAATTATAATTTGG AAGGCATCTCAGTGAAGATGTTCCTTCGCGGCCGCCCCATTACCATGTACATCCCATCTGGCATCCGCAGCCTTGAGGAGCTGCCCAGCGGCCCACCCCCGGAGACCCTCAGCCTTGACTGGGT TTATGGGTACAGGGGTCGTGACTCCCGCTCTAATCTGTTTGTGCTGCGCTCTGGGGAGGTGGTCTACTTCATCGCCTGCGTGGTGGTGCTGTACCGGCCTGAGGGAGGCCCAGGGGGTCCTGGAGGTGGTGGCCAGAGACATTACCGGGGCCACACGGACTGCGTTCGATG CCTGGCCGTCCACCCCGATGGTGTCCGTGTAGCCTCAGGACAGACAGCTGGGGTGGATAAAGATGGAAAG CCCCTGCAACCTGTGGTTCATGTCTGGGACTCTGAGACACTGCTGAAGCTGCAGGAGATTGGACTGGGGGCCTTCGAGCGGGGTGTAGGAGCCCTGGCCTTTTCAGTGGCG GATCAGGGTGCTTTTCTTTGTGTGGTGGATGATTCCAATGAGCACATGCTGTCAGTGTGGGACTGCAGCCGGGGCACAAAGCTGGCTGAGATTAAG AGTACAAATGACTCAGTCTTGGCCGTTGGCTTCAGCCCTCGTGACAGCAGCTGTATTGTCACCAGCGGGAAATCCCACGTCCACTTCTGGAACTGGAGTGGAGGAGCAGGGGTCCCTGGAAACGGGACCCTCACCCGGAAACAGGGCGTCTTTGGG AAATATAAGAAACCCAAGTTTATCCCTTGCTTTGTGTTCCTCCCGGATGGAGACATTCTCACTGGGGATTCAGAGGGGAACATTCTCACCTGGGGACGGAGCCTCtcagattccaggaccccaggcaggggtggggccaAAG AGACCTACGGGATTGTGGCACAGGCTCACGCTCACGAAGGTTCCATCTTTGCCCTGTGTCTCCGGCGGGATGGGACTGTGCTGAGTGGTGGTGGCCGGGACCGCCGGCTGGTGCAGTGGGGGCCGGGGTTGGTGGCCCTCCAGGAGGCTGAG ATTCCTGAACACTTTGGAGCGGTGCGGGCCATTGCTGAGGGCCCGGGCTCTCAACTGCTGGTGGGAACCACAAAGAATGCACTGCTGAGGGGAGATCTGGCTCAGGGCTTCTCCCCTGTCATCCAG GGCCACACGGATGAGCTCTGGGGGCTCTGCACGCATCCCTTCCAGAACCGTTTCCTCACCTGTGGCCACGACCGGCAGCTCTGCCTGTGGGATGGGGAGGGCCATGCGCTGGCCTGGAGCATTGACCTCAAG gAGACGGGTCTCTGTGCTGACTTCCACCCCAGTGGGGCAGTTGTAGCTGTGGGACTGAACACAGGGAG GTGGCTGGTTTTGGACACAGAGACCAGAGAGATTGTGTCTGACGTCACTGATGGCAATGAGCAGCTCTCAGTGGTCCGGTACAGCCCAG ATGGGTTGTACCTGGCCATCGGTTCCCATGACAACATGATCTACATCTATAGTGTTTCCAGCGATGGTGCCAAGTCCAACCGCTTTGGCCGCTGTGTG GGTCACTCCAGCTTCATCACTCACCTTGATTGGTCTAAGGATGGGAGTTTCATCATGTCCAATTCTGGGGACTATGAGATCCTTTACT GGGACGTAGTTGGAGGCTGCAAGCTGCTGAGGAATCGCTATGACAGCCGAGACCGGGAGTGGGCCACCTACACCTGCGTGCTGGGCTTCCATGTCTATG TACCCGTGCGCGCGCGCCAAG GCGCCCAGCCTCGTGTACGGCGGCCACGGCAGCCACGTGACCAGCGTCCGGTTCACGCACGACGACTCGCACCTCATCTCGCTGGGCGGCAAGGACGCCAGCATCTTCCAGTGGCGAGTGCTGGGCGCCGGGGGCGCGGTGCCAGCGCCCGCCACGCCCTCGCGAACCCCCTCGCTGTCCCCGGCCTCCTCTCTCGACGTCTGACCGCTGCGGGAGGGCACTCACCGGCCCGCGGCCCGGCTCCGCCCCATCCGCAgcccccggggccgggggcccACCTTTCCTGGACTCCGAGACATTCCTGGTCGCGCGTTTCCCTGGAGGGGGCGAGTGGCACCCCCCGCGCACACTGTAGAGACCCGCTGGCCGAGCCGGgcagccccagcctgggccccGACTCCCGCCGCCTGCTGAGGGGCAATAAACCAGAAGCAAAGTCGCCTCTCAGTCCTTTTGTGGGGCGCGGCTGGGTGCCTCCGGAGCCCTGGGGGGTGGCGATGAAGAAAAAGAGGAGTTTGGACCGAGTCGGGGAGCGTAGGCCGCTCATGCAAACGATAGGCAAAGCCGCTTGCAAATGA